One Hordeum vulgare subsp. vulgare chromosome 4H, MorexV3_pseudomolecules_assembly, whole genome shotgun sequence DNA window includes the following coding sequences:
- the LOC123447855 gene encoding receptor protein-tyrosine kinase CEPR2, producing the protein MRKHILFCLQLTILVSLSVNSTCQTDPQTEALLQFKASLADPLNYLQTWTKATPPCQFLGVRCNAGLVTEISLSSMNLSGTISPSIAALRGLERLDLDTNSLSGTVPSELISCTQLRFLNISWNTLTGELPDFSALTVLESLDVANNGFSGRFPAWVGDMTGLVYLSMGCNNYDQGEMPPSIGNLKNLTYLYLSNCSLRGAIPDSVFELTLLETLDLSLNNLAGEIPRAIGNLRKVWKIELYKNSLTGELPPELGRLAELREIDASRNQLSGGIPAAFAKLKNLQVIQLYRNNLSGAIPAEWAELRSLKSFSVYENRFAGEFPANFGRFSSLGSVDISENGFTGPFPRHLCNGKSLQFLLALQNGFSGEVPEEYSACKTLQRFRINKNQLTGSIPERLWGLPAVTIIDVSDNGFTGTISPLIGEAQNLNQLWVQNNRLSGTIPAETGRLGQLQKLYLSNNSFSGTIPSQIGNLAQLTALHLEDNALGGALPADIGGCSRLVEIDVSRNELTGPIPASLSLLSSLNSLNMSRNAITGMIPAQLQALKLSSVDFSANRLTGSVPPGLLVIAGDEAFAGNPGLCVHGWSELGACNTDDHHRDGLARRSLVVLPVIVSVMVLLVVGILFVSYRSFKLEEQRRRDLEHGDGCEQWKLESFHPPELDADEICGVGEENLVGSGGTGRVYRLQLKDGGGTVAVKRLWKGDAARVMAAEMSILGTIRHRNVLKLHACLSRGELNFIVYEYMPRGNLYQALRREAKGGGGEPELDWPRRCKVALGAAKGLMYLHHDCTPAVIHRDIKSTNILLDEDYEAKIADFGIARVAAKNSEEFSCFAGTHGYLAPELAYSLKVTEKTDVYSFGVVLMELVTGRSPIDARFGEGKDIVFWLSSKLGTQRMDDVVDPRLAASSAKGKEEMLKVLRIAMLCTTKLPAGRPAMRDVVNMLTDACAGSCSPRGHPPVWSCSKSAC; encoded by the exons ATGAGAAAACACATCCTATTCTGCCTGCAGCTTACCATACTCGTTTCCCTCTCTGTGAACTcaacctgccaaactgatccccaAACAGAGGCACTCCTCCAATTCAAGGCCAGTTTAGCTGACCCTTTGAACTATCTTCAGACATGGACAAAAGCCACGCCCCCGTGCCAGTTTCTCGGCGTCCGGTGCAACGCAGGCTTGGTGACTGAGATCTCGCTGTCGAGCATGAACCTCTCCGGCACGATCTCGCCGTCAATCGCCGCGCTCCGCGGCCTGGAGCGGCTCGATCTGGACACCAATTCGTTGTCAGGAACTGTACCTTCTGAGCTGATCAGCTGCACCCAGCTCCGGTTCCTGAACATTTCATGGAACACCCTGACCGGAGAGCTGCCGGATTTTTCGGCCCTGACGGTGCTAGAGAGCCTCGACGTCGCGAACAATGGCTTCTCGGGCCGGTTTCCGGCGTGGGTGGGCGACATGACCGGCCTGGTGTACCTCAGCATGGGCTGCAACAACTACGATCAAGGGGAGATGCCTCCGAGCATTGGGAACCTCAAGAACCTGACGTATCTGTACCTGTCGAACTGCAGCTTGAGAGGGGCGATACCCGACTCCGTCTTCGAGCTGACCCTGCTGGAGACGCTGGATTTGTCCTTGAACAATCTCGCCGGCGAGATCCCGAGGGCCATCGGCAACCTCAGGAAAGTGTGGAAGATCGAGCTGTACAAGAACAGCCTCACCGGCGAGCTCCCGCCGGAGCTTGGCAGGCTCGCGGAGCTGCGGGAGATCGACGCCTCCCGTAACCagctcagcggcggcatcccgGCAGCATTTGCCAAGCTCAAGAACTTGCAGGTGATCCAGCTCTACCGGAACAACCTGTCCGGGGCGATCCCGGCTGAGTGGGCCGAGCTCAGGTCCCTGAAGAGCTTCTCCGTCTACGAGAACCGTTTCGCCGGCGAGTTCCCGGCCAACTTCGGCCGGTTCTCGTCGCTCGGCAGCGTGGACATCTCCGAgaacggcttcaccgggccgttccCGAGGCACCTCTGCAACGGCAAGAGCCTGCAGTTCCTTCTCGCCCTGCAGAACGGCTTCTCCGGCGAGGTCCCGGAGGAGTACTCCGCGTGCAAAACCCTCCAAAGGTTCCGGATCAACAAGAACCAGCTCACCGGCAGCATCCCGGAGAGGCTGTGGGGGCTCCCCGCCGTGACGATCATCGACGTATCGGACAATGGGTTCACCGGGACCATATCGCCGCTGATCGGCGAGGCGCAGAATCTGAACCAGCTCTGGGTGCAGAACAACAGGCTCAGTGGCACGATCCCGGCGGAAACCGGCCGGCTCGGGCAGCTCCAGAAGCTCTACCTGTCCAACAATTCTTTCTCGGGGACAATACCGTCGCAGATTGGGAACCTGGCACAGCTGACGGCGCTGCACCTGGAAGACAACGCACTGGGTGGCGCATTGCCCGCCGATATAGGCGGCTGCTCCAGGCTCGTCGAGATCGACGTCTCCCGGAACGAGCTCACGGGGCCGATCCCCGCCTCGCTGTCGCTGCTGTCGTCTCTCAACTCACTCAACATGTCACGCAACGCCATCACCGGGATGATCCCGGCCCAGCTTCAGGCGCTGAAGCTGAGCTCCGTCGACTTCTCGGCGAACCGGCTTACCGGCAGCGTGCCGCCCGGGCTGCTCGTGATCGCCGGCGACGAGGCGTTCGCCGGGAATCCCGGTCTCTGCGTCCATGGCTGGTCTGAGCTCGGCGCGTGCAATACGGACGACCACCACAGGGACGGCCTCGCGAGGAGATCGCTTGTCGTCTTGCCGGTCATTGTGTCGGTCATGGTGCTGCTTGTGGTTGGCATACTGTTCGTCAGCTACAGAAGCTTCAAGCTCGAGGAGCAGAGGAGGAGGGACCTGGAGCACGGCGACGGGTGCGAGCAGTGGAAGCTGGAGTCGTTCCACCCGCCGGAGCTCGACGCAGACGAGATATGCGGCGTCGGGGAGGAGAACCTCGTCGGGTCGGGCGGCACGGGGCGCGTGTACCGGCTGCAGCTCAAGGACGGCGGCGGCACTGTGGCCGTGAAGCGGCTGTGGAAGGGCGACGCCGCGCGGGTCATGGCCGCGGAGATGTCCatcctcggtacgatccggcaccGGAATGTACTCAAGCTACACGCCTGCCTGTCGCGCGGCGAGCTCAACTTCATCGTCTACGAGTATATGCCGCGGGGCAACCTGTACCAGGCCCTACGCCGGGAGGccaagggcggcggcggcgaacccGAGCTGGACTGGCCGCGGCGGTGCAAGGTCGCGCTCGGCGCCGCCAAGGGGCTCATGTACCTTCACCACGACTGCACACCGGCGGTCATCCACCGCGACATCAAGTCCACCAACATACTTCTCGATGAGGACTACGAGGCCAAGATCGCCGACTTCGGCATCGCCAGAGTCGCCGCCAAGAACTCCGAGGAGTTCAGCTGCTTCGCCGGAACCCACGGCTACCTCGCTCCCG AGCTCGCCTACTCCCTCAAGGTGACGGAGAAGACGGACGTGTACAGCTTCGGCGTCGTGCTGATGGAGCTGGTCACCGGCCGGAGCCCGATCGACGCTCGCTTCGGCGAGGGCAAGGACATCGTGTTCTGGCTGTCGAGCAAGCTCGGCACGCAGAGAATGGACGACGTCGTGGACCCGCGCCTCGCAGCGTCGTCCGCCAAGGGCAAGGAGGAGATGCTCAAGGTGCTCAGGATCGCCATGCTCTGCACAACCAAGCTGCCGGCCGGGCGGCCGGCAATGAGGGACGTGGTGAACATGCTCACGGACGCCTGCGCGGGGTCATGTAGCCCGCGCGGTCACCCGCCGGTGTGGAGCTGCAGCAAAAGCGCCTGCTGA